The following DNA comes from Selenomonas sp. AB3002.
AGGCCTCCTGCAAAAAGCGGGAGGCCTTATTTTCGTCTGTGGAGTTATTGCTGTTAGTGGGATAGCTGATGTAGAGGTTCTTTTTGGCCCTTGTCACGGCTACATACAGGAGACGGCGTTCTTCTTCCTGATCCACGCCATCACGGGTGGAAGGAAGGGCACCGTCGTAGCAACCTATCAGGAAGACTGTGTTGAACTCAAGGCCTTTGCTGGCATGTATGGTCATGAGCTGGACACAATCATTGTGGTGCTGGGTGGCGTTGGCCTGTATCTGCTTCACCTGCTCCTGCAGGGCGTAGAGCTTGGTCATGAAGGTGGTGAGATTGCCATACTCAGTCAGTTCTTCGCTCCATGCTCTGATAACAGGGACAAGAACCTCGCCTATATACTTGCCGTACCCAGCTTTCAGTAAAGTATTGATGGCGGAGCTGGTAGCTGTAGAAGGACTTATGCTGTCCAGGGCTTGGGACATGGAGGCAAGATAATCAAGGTGGAAGTATGGCAGGGGAAGCTTCTGGGCGGCGGCAAGATAATCCAGCGATTCTTTCTTGGCTAGTGCCTTGATGTCTTTGAGAAGGTATTTGCCAAGATACAGGAAGGGCATTATGGCCTTGAAGTTGTTCTCGATGGGCAAGAGAGCGTAGTTTATCAACTTGATGATGCCCAGGTATGGCTGGCGCGAGAACTTCAAAGAGACATGACTCTTGCAGACAAATGGGACTTTTGCTTCCAGCAGTTGAGGTAGTATAGCTTCACTGAGGGATGATGAACGGTAGAGGACGGCCATATCCCTATACTTGATGCCATCACGGTGGAGCTTTCTTATCTGCTGGATGATATGGCTGGCCTCATCAGCCTCATCAATGGCCGTCAGGTATTGAGGGTAGGATGACATGTCAGAAGAAGCGGCGATAAGAGGTGGCTCATTTGGCATGATTTTGTTTGCCAGTCCTATGATTGGTGGCGTGCTGCGGTAGTTTACCGTTAGTTCGTGTACTTTGGCAGTGGTGGCAAAGGTGGATACGATAGCTGGCTCAGCACCTCGGAAACTGTATATGGCTTGGCGAATGTCAGCTACCACGCATACGTTGTTAGACTTGGCTGACATAAGCTCAATGAACCTTTGCTGTACTTCATCGGTGTCCTGATACTCGTCAACCAGTATGAAATCCCATGTGTCCTGCAGCTGATGGAGGACATTTTCTTCTTTTAGGAGCAGCTTCAGGGCAAAGGGCTGCATGGTATCGAACGTCAGCAAACGGCTCTTTATCAAGGCATTGAAATACTTAGCTTTGATCTTCTCCGTGGTGGCATCTATGTCGGACAAGCGATTGAGAGACCTGACTACCTGCTCAATGGTAGTGTCCTCTTTGCCAATGAGCCTAGAGATAAGCTGGTCGCGGGAAGCTTCATTGGTATCTACTCTGTACTGGCTGAATCCGTTGGCCATAAGTAAGTGATAGGCGATGGAGTGGAAGGTCGATACCTGGCAGTTGGGTGTGAAGCCGATACGGGCCTTGAGTTCAAGTGCAGCTTTCCGGGAGAAAGTCAGCATAAGAATCTTGGCTTTGGGGCATTTCCAGAGGATTGTCTGCATACGCGCCACCAGCACGGTAGACTTCCCTGTACCTGCTCCACTGTTTATGAGTGTATGCCCGGCAAGAGGTGTCAGTGCGGCAAG
Coding sequences within:
- a CDS encoding ATP-dependent helicase, which produces MNTSFTTRPSWAPTAVLPIADIKPLTVCESSHPNLNEQQLAALTPLAGHTLINSGAGTGKSTVLVARMQTILWKCPKAKILMLTFSRKAALELKARIGFTPNCQVSTFHSIAYHLLMANGFSQYRVDTNEASRDQLISRLIGKEDTTIEQVVRSLNRLSDIDATTEKIKAKYFNALIKSRLLTFDTMQPFALKLLLKEENVLHQLQDTWDFILVDEYQDTDEVQQRFIELMSAKSNNVCVVADIRQAIYSFRGAEPAIVSTFATTAKVHELTVNYRSTPPIIGLANKIMPNEPPLIAASSDMSSYPQYLTAIDEADEASHIIQQIRKLHRDGIKYRDMAVLYRSSSLSEAILPQLLEAKVPFVCKSHVSLKFSRQPYLGIIKLINYALLPIENNFKAIMPFLYLGKYLLKDIKALAKKESLDYLAAAQKLPLPYFHLDYLASMSQALDSISPSTATSSAINTLLKAGYGKYIGEVLVPVIRAWSEELTEYGNLTTFMTKLYALQEQVKQIQANATQHHNDCVQLMTIHASKGLEFNTVFLIGCYDGALPSTRDGVDQEEERRLLYVAVTRAKKNLYISYPTNSNNSTDENKASRFLQEAFSVAN